One window from the genome of Magnolia sinica isolate HGM2019 chromosome 4, MsV1, whole genome shotgun sequence encodes:
- the LOC131243958 gene encoding probable LRR receptor-like serine/threonine-protein kinase At3g47570 — MELGLVSPRPFSSLLILAFFFPCINCGGIGSPVFGNETDRLALIAFKDRISQDPFRVFSSWNDSLHFCNWVGVTCGRRHPQRVTALNLWAYRLVGTISPHLANLSFLRVINFTSNSFHGEIPRDIGRLFRLRLLDLTFNHLEGGIPENLSHCSEIRSIHLYSNKLGGRIPAKLSSLSKLTWLDFGRNNLIGNIPPPLGNLSSLITLSLPDNSLEGSIPDELGQLAKLVFLEIFSNRLSGVIPPSLYNISSILGFTVVDNRLHGNLPPNLGLTLPNIEYLLFGKNAFTGPIPVSLPNASGLAIVDFSINNFSGPMPDNLGRLQDLRILNIPSNKVGGGDDDLSFLISLTNCSRLEVLGLYSNQLRGTLPAAIVNLSTHLVALGLGGNPISGIIPTDISNLFNLNSLGIYESFVMGTIPNGVGKLQNLEGLYLYGNKLVGEIPSSIGNITHLAELLLYGNRLQGSIPSSLGNCRNLRSLVLHRNELNGTIPKTLFSIHSLFDLTVNENSLVGSLPSEVGNLEQLQNLRIHHNKLTGEIPSMLGNCRGLEILNLRNNFFQGAIPPDLKNLKSILLIDLSHNNLSGHIPTSLQKFPFLEYLDLSSNDLDGQVPTQGIFKNLSAFSVLGNNKLCGGVPQLRLPTCPKKAPGKHGISLSLKIIFSVVGAVLGLILLSFLFAIYRMRKKANKTPLPASFLEGQFLNLSYADLFKATGEFSPDNLLGMGSYGSVYKGILDRDETVFAVKVFNLQRRGASRSFMAECEALRNMRHRNLVKIITACSSIDFKGNDFKALVFEHMPNGSLEKWLHPSVHGKQESRSLNLIQRLDIAIDVSSALEYLHHYYDRPVVHRDLKPSNVLLDDDMCAHVSDFGLARFLFDSNTSQDPTSSTGIKGTVGYAPPEYGMGGKASTRGDVYSYGILLLEMFTGKSPTDDMFKDDLSLHQFVKMALPDRVMEIADPRLLLEEVQALNSDQEQQHNARTKMQECFASVVEIGIACSVESPNERMEMKEIVAKMHATRELYLGVGIHRDRRNRAQSSRQDLS, encoded by the exons ATGGAGCTTGGACTTGTAAGTCCCAGGCCATTTTCGTCATTACTCATCCTTGCCTTCTTTTTCCCATGCATCAACTGTGGAGGAATCGGGTCCCCCGTCTTCGGAAATGAGACGGATAGACTCGCCTTGATCGCATTCAAGGATCGGATATCCCAAGATCCTTTCCGGGTCTTCAGCTCGTGGAACGATTCCCTCCATTTCTGCAACTGGGTAGGAGTCACATGCGGTCGCCGGCATCCTCAAAGGGTAACCGCTTTGAATCTTTGGGCCTACAGATTGGTGGGGACCATATCACCTCACCTAGCAAACCTCTCCTTCCTCAGGGTTATCAACTTCACGAGTAACAGCTTCCATGGCGAAATCCCACGTGATATTGGCCGGCTCTTCCGGCTTCGTCTTCTTGATCTGACCTTTAACCATCTCGAAGGAGGAATCCCTGAAAACCTGTCCCACTGCTCGGAAATCAGATCCATCCATTTATATAGTAACAAACTCGGGGGGAGAATTCCAGCCAAGCTTAGTTCTCTGTCAAAGCTTACGTGGTTGGATTTCGGTCGTAACAATCTCATCGGCAACATCCCACCACCACTCGGGAACCTCTCCTCTCTTATTACTCTCTCTCTACCAGATAACAGTTTGGAAGGAAGCATTCCAGATGAATTAGGACAGCTAGCGAAGTTAGTATTTCTTGAAATCTTTTCAAATAGACTGTCCGGTGTGATTCCACCATCGCTTTACAACATCTCATCCATCCTTGGTTTCACCGTGGTAGATAACCGACTTCACGGAAACCTTCCACCCAATCTAGGTCTCACCCTTCCTAATATCGAATATCTTCTCTTTGGAAAAAATGCATTTACAGGACCGATACCAGTTTCATTACCCAATGCTTCAGGACTTGCTATAGTTGATTTTTCTATAAATAATTTTAGTGGACCCATGCCTGATAATTTGGGAAGATTACAGGATCTCCGTATCCTAAATATTCCTAGTAATAAGGTTGGAGGTGGAGACGATGACTTGAGTTTCCTCATTTCTTTAACGAATTGTAGCCGTTTGGAAGTATTGGGATTATATTCCAATCAGCTGAGAGGAACACTGCCTGCTGCCATTGTCAATCTCTCCACCCACCTAGTAGCACTAGGGTTAGGAGGAAACCCAATATCTGGAATCATCCCAACAGATATTAGCAATCTCTTTAACTTAAATAGTTTAGGTATATATGAGAGCTTTGTCATGGGTACCATTCCTAATGGTGTTGGTAAGCTTCAAAATTTAGAGGGCTTGTATTTGTACGGAAACAAACTCGTAGGAGAAATCCCATCTTCCATTGGCAACATCACTCACTTGGCTGAACTCCTTTTATATGGAAATCGTTTGCAGGGAAGTATCCCTTCGAGTCTTGGAAACTGCCGTAATCTTCGATCATTGGTCCTCCATAGAAATGAGCTTAACGGTACCATACCCAAGACACTGTTTAGTATCCATTCTCTGTTTGATCTTACTGTAAATGAAAATTCTTTGGTCGGATCTCTGCCGTCAGAAGTTGGTAACTTGGAACAACTTCAAAATCTGCGTATTCATCACAACAAGTTGACAGGTGAAATTCCGAGCATGCTAGGCAATTGTCGGGGCCTGGAAATCCTTAATTTGAGAAATAACTTCTTTCAAGGAGCCATTCCTCCGGATTTGAAGAACTTAAAAAGCATTCTACTGATCGATCTTTCTCACAATAACCTGTCTGGGCATATTCCAACATCTCTGCAGAAATTTCCATTTCTGGAGTACTTGGATTTGTCATCCAATGATCTTGATGGCCAGGTCCCAACTCAAgggattttcaaaaatttgagCGCATTTTCGGTCCTTGGAAACAACAAGCTTTGTGGAGGTGTTCCACAGTTACGGCTGCCAACATGCCCAAAGAAAGCTCCTGGGAAACACGGAATATCGCTTTCTCTAAAGATAATATTCTCCGTGGTCGGTGCAGTTTTAGGTTTGATTCTCTTATCATTTCTCTTCGCCATTTATCGGATGAGAAAAAAGGCCAACAAGACGCCTTTGCCTGCATCTTTCTTGGAGGGCCAATTTTTAAATCTTTCATATGCGGATCTCTTTAAAGCGACTGGTGAGTTCTCGCCTGACAATTTGCTTGGTATGGGAAGTTATGGCTCTGTATACAAAGGAATTCTAGATCGCGATGAAACAGTTTTTGCAGTTAAAGTTTTCAATCTTCAACGACGAGGAGCTTCCAGGAGTTTCATGGCCGAGTGCGAAGCCTTGAGAAATATGCGGCATCGGAATCTAGTTAAAATTATAACTGCTTGCTCAAGCATTGATTTTAAAGGCAATGATTTCAAAGCTCTGGTGTTTGAGCATATGCCTAATGGGAGTCTAGAGAAGTGGTTGCATCCAAGTGTACATGGAAAACAGGAGTCAAGGAGCTTGAACCTTATTCAAAGGCTAGATATAGCCATTGATGTCTCCTCTGCATTGGAGTATCTTCATCACTATTATGATAGACCGGTTGTTCATCGTGATCTAAAACCAAGCAATGTTCTGCTGGACGATGACATGTGCGCACATGTCAGTGATTTTGGATTAGCAAGGTTCCTCTTTGACAGCAATACCTCTCAAGATCCAACCAGCTCAACTGGTATCAAGGGAACAGTGGGCTATGCTCCTCCAG AGTATGGAATGGGCGGAAAGGCGTCTACACGTGGAGATGTCTACAGTTATGGCATCCTTCTTCTAGAGATGTTCACAGGAAAGAGTccaactgatgacatgtttaaagaTGACCTAAGCCTCCATCAATTTGTTAAGATGGCTTTACCCGATCGAGTGATGGAGATTGCAGACCCACGATTGCTCTTAGAAGAAGTTCAAGCTCTAAATAGTGATCAAGAACAACAGCACAATGCAAGAACAAAAATGCAAGAGTGCTTTGCTTCTGTGGTTGAAATTGGCATCGCATGTTCTGTAGAATCTCCAAATGAGCGGATGGAGATGAAAGAAATTGTTGCAAAAATGCATGCAACCAGGGAATTATATCTTGGGGTTGGGATTCACCGAGATCGGCGAAATAGGGCACAATCCTCTCGCCAGGATTTGTCTTAA